A portion of the Streptomyces sp. NBC_00376 genome contains these proteins:
- a CDS encoding AAA family ATPase has protein sequence MSTVDRAKRQNGVGGTEHTPQEGHRNGHAGEGQPTAADAMMPLWAVSLGWELRRGRQVILDGQIRDRWWFADRPASFRSVVAGLLETRGAEVVGWWDPVAGLTFPLPGHAERFDRLRDGRPPERADAPDGVSEAPAGGAEGGPPYREEAGDGSSDGAARSRRGGERDRGRERLLAPRRSGRPRTFEDVVATVHRLAASPDAATAFVFEDVDHHLPPGRPESLLGYLRLRAAMTDAVTPRPAAGPAPHARNAVLCAVGDVGRLPGWFHLEDPRIAALHIGPPDPSERRLWLTWLRQGFNGAQDSSRADLEALVGATDGMTGWDIESLARTSWLRNAPLQKPDKLLELHRLNVSVDPWTQLDRDTVARAADVLGTRVVGQSKAVDAVASALQSAFVGVDFGSSGTARPRGAFFFVGPTGVGKTELAKSVAELMFGDESAYARFDMSEYQQEHAAERLAGAPPGYIGHEQGGELTRRVLERPFSVLLFDEIEKAHPKVLDKFLQILEDGRLTDGRGQTAYFSQCLIIFTSNTGAEQLRDLLEEREELSYAQLEAHFTRAVEEKFRQIGRPEIYGRLKPGVVVFDMLRREHVVRIADRLLRQLAESVRERHRVELVSDLDTLRPWITERMADPEHQAYGGRQIRNELELVRSAVVGHLLAHRPEPGSRIRVGIGTDGTARVTVDGTEPFVAEGSG, from the coding sequence ATGAGTACGGTCGACCGGGCGAAGCGGCAGAACGGCGTCGGCGGCACGGAGCACACCCCGCAGGAGGGCCACCGGAACGGGCATGCCGGGGAGGGACAGCCGACCGCCGCGGATGCCATGATGCCGCTGTGGGCGGTGTCCCTCGGCTGGGAGCTGCGGCGCGGGCGGCAGGTGATCCTGGACGGGCAGATCAGGGACCGCTGGTGGTTCGCGGACCGGCCGGCCTCCTTCCGCTCGGTGGTCGCCGGCCTGCTGGAGACCCGCGGGGCCGAAGTCGTCGGCTGGTGGGACCCGGTGGCCGGGCTCACGTTTCCGCTGCCGGGCCACGCGGAGCGCTTCGACCGGCTGCGCGACGGGCGCCCGCCGGAGCGGGCGGATGCTCCCGACGGGGTGTCCGAGGCGCCGGCCGGAGGTGCGGAGGGCGGGCCGCCGTACCGTGAGGAGGCCGGGGACGGCTCTTCGGACGGCGCGGCCCGCTCCCGACGCGGAGGCGAACGGGACCGCGGCCGAGAACGCCTGTTGGCGCCGCGCCGTTCGGGCCGGCCGCGCACCTTCGAGGACGTCGTCGCCACGGTGCACCGTCTGGCGGCCTCGCCCGACGCGGCCACCGCCTTCGTCTTCGAGGACGTCGACCACCATCTCCCGCCCGGCCGGCCCGAATCGCTCCTGGGCTATCTCAGGCTGCGCGCCGCGATGACGGACGCCGTGACCCCGCGCCCCGCCGCCGGACCGGCCCCGCACGCGCGCAACGCGGTGCTGTGCGCGGTGGGAGATGTCGGGCGGCTGCCCGGCTGGTTCCACCTGGAGGACCCGAGGATCGCCGCCCTGCACATCGGCCCGCCGGACCCGAGCGAGCGACGACTGTGGCTCACCTGGCTGCGCCAGGGCTTCAACGGGGCGCAGGACTCCTCGCGGGCCGACCTCGAAGCACTCGTGGGGGCAACCGACGGGATGACGGGGTGGGACATCGAGTCGCTGGCCCGGACGTCCTGGCTGCGCAACGCACCCTTGCAGAAGCCGGACAAGCTGCTGGAACTGCACCGGCTCAACGTCAGCGTCGACCCGTGGACCCAGCTCGACCGGGACACCGTCGCACGGGCCGCCGACGTCCTCGGTACCCGGGTGGTCGGCCAGTCAAAGGCCGTCGACGCCGTGGCATCGGCCCTCCAGTCCGCCTTCGTGGGCGTCGACTTCGGGAGTTCGGGGACCGCCCGCCCCCGGGGCGCCTTCTTCTTCGTGGGGCCCACCGGCGTTGGCAAGACCGAACTCGCCAAGTCCGTGGCCGAGTTGATGTTCGGTGACGAGAGTGCCTATGCCCGCTTCGACATGAGCGAGTACCAACAGGAGCACGCCGCCGAGCGGCTGGCCGGCGCGCCGCCCGGATACATCGGCCACGAGCAGGGCGGCGAGCTGACCCGTAGGGTGCTGGAACGGCCGTTCAGCGTGCTGCTCTTCGACGAGATCGAGAAGGCCCACCCCAAGGTGCTGGACAAGTTCCTCCAGATCCTGGAGGACGGCCGGCTCACCGACGGGCGCGGCCAGACGGCGTACTTCTCCCAGTGCCTGATCATCTTCACCTCCAACACGGGGGCGGAGCAGCTCCGGGACCTGCTGGAGGAGCGCGAGGAGCTCTCGTACGCCCAGCTGGAAGCGCACTTCACCCGGGCCGTGGAGGAGAAGTTCCGGCAGATCGGCAGACCGGAGATCTACGGTCGGCTCAAGCCGGGCGTCGTCGTCTTCGACATGCTGCGCCGTGAGCACGTCGTCCGGATCGCCGACCGGCTGTTGCGCCAGCTCGCCGAGTCGGTCCGCGAACGGCACCGCGTGGAGCTGGTGTCCGACCTGGACACCTTGCGCCCGTGGATCACGGAGCGGATGGCGGACCCCGAGCACCAGGCGTACGGCGGCCGGCAGATCCGCAACGAACTGGAGCTGGTGCGGTCGGCCGTCGTCGGCCATCTGCTGGCGCACCGTCCGGAGCCGGGTTCACGGATCCGGGTCGGCATCGGGACCGACGGCACGGCGCGCGTCACCGTCGACGGCACGGAGCCGTTCGTGGCCGAAGGGAGCGGGTGA
- a CDS encoding 4Fe-4S single cluster domain-containing protein — MAEVTRLSVARRLDRCTVLGPGTRAVIWVQGCPLRCRGCVASETLPFEGGTVHTVAELADWLDGLPGIEGVTLSGGEPFSQAAGLAELLDAVRERRPGFSAMAYSGFRHEALLRGGPDRRALLRRLDLLVDGPYVASRRHGLRWRGSSNQRVIALTGRYAHVGAEPDSSAGVEMSVEADGSVSWAGVPPTPGFREGLEERLAERGFVLRTEERREA; from the coding sequence ATGGCAGAGGTGACCCGGCTCTCGGTGGCGAGGAGACTCGACCGCTGCACCGTCCTCGGACCGGGCACGCGAGCCGTGATCTGGGTGCAGGGCTGCCCCCTTCGCTGCCGTGGCTGCGTGGCGTCGGAGACGCTGCCGTTCGAAGGGGGAACCGTCCACACCGTGGCCGAACTCGCCGACTGGCTCGACGGGTTGCCCGGCATCGAGGGCGTCACCCTCTCCGGCGGCGAGCCGTTCAGCCAGGCGGCCGGGCTCGCGGAGCTGCTCGACGCCGTACGGGAGCGGCGCCCCGGCTTCAGCGCGATGGCCTACTCCGGATTCCGGCACGAGGCCCTGCTCCGGGGCGGCCCGGACCGGCGCGCGCTGCTCCGGCGTCTCGACCTCCTCGTCGACGGCCCGTACGTCGCGTCCCGGCGGCACGGACTGCGCTGGCGCGGCTCGTCCAACCAGCGCGTCATTGCGCTCACCGGCCGTTACGCGCACGTGGGAGCCGAGCCCGACTCCAGCGCGGGCGTGGAAATGTCCGTGGAGGCAGACGGATCGGTGTCCTGGGCGGGAGTACCGCCGACTCCCGGATTCCGGGAGGGACTTGAGGAACGACTCGCGGAGCGGGGCTTCGTCCTGCGTACCGAGGAACGGAGGGAAGCATGA
- a CDS encoding protein kinase domain-containing protein, translating to MTLTLVSGSGHTWRLTRRIGSGSEGVVYAVDDARPLVAKLVPDPPDPAAYRRRIARLVRQRREPRTVRLLSATPVPVAWPMAGVRAGGPGADGVDGYLMTDMRHAHQPFAHLLTPRARRAHLPGATWATALAAALSLARLLANLHAEGYVVGDLKPDNLWVDAHGRVGIADVDSWQFTDGGEVFPGRMGSPGHTAPERIGAPAGTAPDRASDDFVLAVLVHQLLMCGLHPFAGHPATGGDYLSYDDNVLHGRCRLLDRTSVALPRSAPPADLLPRRLTGLFRAAFGGVRPHASAWAEALAAEAEPAKLRSCRRNTLHVYTAERPWCPWCDLADRGAECYRAGQESPEGPERNTVWQR from the coding sequence ATGACCCTCACGCTGGTGTCCGGCAGCGGGCACACATGGCGCCTCACGCGGCGGATCGGCAGCGGGTCGGAAGGAGTCGTCTACGCCGTCGACGACGCGCGCCCCCTGGTGGCCAAACTCGTCCCCGACCCGCCGGACCCGGCCGCGTACCGGCGCCGCATCGCCCGGCTGGTACGCCAGCGCCGCGAGCCGCGTACCGTCCGGCTGTTGTCCGCGACGCCCGTGCCCGTCGCCTGGCCGATGGCCGGGGTCCGCGCCGGCGGCCCGGGAGCCGACGGGGTGGACGGATACCTGATGACCGACATGCGCCACGCCCACCAGCCGTTCGCGCACCTGCTGACCCCCCGGGCCCGGCGGGCGCACCTTCCCGGGGCGACCTGGGCCACGGCACTCGCCGCCGCCCTCTCGCTCGCCCGTCTCCTCGCGAATCTGCATGCCGAGGGCTATGTGGTGGGCGACCTGAAGCCGGACAACCTCTGGGTCGACGCGCACGGCCGGGTAGGGATCGCGGACGTGGACTCCTGGCAGTTCACGGACGGCGGCGAGGTGTTCCCCGGGCGGATGGGCAGCCCGGGGCACACGGCGCCCGAGCGGATCGGCGCGCCGGCCGGCACCGCACCGGACCGGGCGTCCGACGACTTCGTCCTCGCCGTCCTGGTCCATCAGCTGCTGATGTGCGGGCTCCACCCCTTCGCCGGGCACCCCGCGACCGGCGGCGACTACCTGTCGTACGACGACAACGTCCTGCACGGCCGGTGCCGCCTGCTCGACCGGACCTCGGTGGCCCTTCCCCGCTCCGCGCCGCCTGCCGACCTGCTGCCCCGGCGCCTCACCGGCCTCTTCCGGGCCGCGTTCGGCGGGGTGCGGCCGCATGCCTCGGCCTGGGCCGAGGCGCTGGCGGCCGAAGCGGAGCCGGCGAAGCTGCGGTCCTGCCGACGGAACACCCTGCACGTGTACACGGCGGAGCGGCCCTGGTGCCCCTGGTGCGACCTGGCCGACCGCGGTGCGGAGTGCTACCGGGCAGGCCAGGAAAGCCCGGAAGGCCCGGAGAGGAACACCGTATGGCAGAGGTGA
- a CDS encoding protein phosphatase 2C domain-containing protein, with amino-acid sequence MIVAGAAVQGAAHLARGQGCQDAFKAVDLGATAVLAVADGAGSRERSALGAHLAVDTACRMLAADIPEAGDAPETWTGWIAAAGAAVILEHQRTIEGVLSAAGPSGPVDAGALAATLAAAVVRPPWAAFLSVGDCFGTVLTREPEGTGPAPGVRERCHLVLPPPAPGAPETVFLSAPGAALRLRSFVVWEPRLSGVVLATDGCAPLTLDHPSVRELPVEAGPLPAERFFCGLAATLRANGGDAAPLRALLSGPEAARTGDDLTVLCALTDGE; translated from the coding sequence GTGATCGTGGCGGGGGCCGCCGTCCAGGGAGCGGCCCACCTCGCCCGCGGGCAGGGCTGCCAGGACGCCTTCAAGGCGGTCGACCTGGGGGCGACGGCCGTGCTCGCCGTCGCGGACGGCGCCGGCAGCCGGGAGCGCAGCGCGCTCGGGGCGCACCTCGCCGTCGACACCGCCTGCCGGATGCTGGCCGCGGACATCCCGGAGGCGGGCGACGCCCCGGAGACGTGGACGGGGTGGATCGCCGCGGCGGGCGCCGCGGTGATCCTGGAGCATCAGCGGACGATCGAGGGGGTGCTGTCGGCGGCAGGCCCGTCCGGGCCGGTGGACGCCGGCGCGCTGGCCGCCACGCTGGCCGCGGCGGTCGTACGGCCGCCCTGGGCGGCTTTCCTCTCGGTGGGTGACTGCTTCGGGACGGTGCTGACCCGGGAGCCCGAGGGGACCGGGCCGGCTCCCGGGGTGCGCGAGCGGTGCCATCTGGTCCTGCCGCCGCCCGCTCCCGGCGCGCCGGAGACGGTCTTCCTCTCGGCGCCCGGGGCCGCGCTGCGCCTGCGGTCCTTCGTGGTGTGGGAGCCGCGGCTCAGCGGAGTCGTCCTCGCCACCGACGGCTGTGCGCCCCTGACGCTCGACCACCCTTCGGTGCGGGAACTGCCGGTGGAGGCCGGTCCGTTGCCCGCCGAGCGGTTCTTCTGCGGGCTGGCCGCGACGCTCCGCGCCAACGGCGGTGACGCCGCCCCGCTGCGGGCGCTGCTCTCCGGACCCGAGGCGGCACGGACCGGTGACGATCTGACCGTGCTCTGTGCCCTGACGGACGGCGAGTGA
- a CDS encoding vWA domain-containing protein, translating into MSEYDFGLAQGYDERQPVVLLLDTSASMGRPAGSPRIDELSEALARWFDGVRAEPRLQARVEVCLITFDSRVLVFDPDRERLVPVEEAAPDRLFVPVDRMRPPRLTASGLTRMTEAVETALDLARERHRELQARQVQARRPFLWVLTDGAPSDADGEPVAPEVLAGTAEKVRRGEERGECVLQAIGVRGADLELLRVLAPTGALMLEGLDFGQILDLLFQSSDRIGAVQAADEIHGQVADLMDRQRRLRLLEERYQ; encoded by the coding sequence ATGAGTGAGTACGACTTCGGACTGGCACAGGGCTACGACGAACGGCAGCCGGTCGTCCTGCTCCTCGACACCTCGGCCTCGATGGGGCGTCCGGCCGGGAGCCCTCGGATCGACGAGCTCAGCGAGGCCCTGGCCCGCTGGTTCGACGGGGTACGGGCGGAGCCGAGGCTGCAGGCGCGGGTGGAGGTGTGTCTGATCACCTTCGACTCCCGGGTCCTGGTCTTCGATCCGGACAGGGAACGGCTGGTGCCGGTCGAGGAAGCCGCGCCGGACCGGCTGTTCGTGCCGGTGGACCGGATGCGCCCGCCCCGGCTGACGGCATCCGGACTCACCCGGATGACGGAGGCCGTCGAGACGGCGCTCGACCTGGCCCGGGAGCGCCACCGGGAGCTGCAGGCACGGCAGGTCCAGGCGCGCAGGCCGTTCCTGTGGGTGCTGACGGACGGCGCGCCGAGCGATGCGGACGGGGAGCCGGTCGCCCCGGAGGTCCTGGCCGGTACGGCGGAGAAGGTGCGCCGAGGCGAGGAGCGGGGCGAATGCGTGCTCCAGGCGATCGGTGTGCGCGGCGCCGATCTGGAGCTCCTGCGGGTTCTCGCCCCCACGGGCGCGCTGATGCTGGAGGGTCTGGACTTCGGACAGATCCTCGACCTTCTCTTCCAGAGCTCGGACCGGATCGGGGCGGTCCAGGCCGCCGACGAGATCCATGGTCAGGTGGCCGACCTCATGGACCGGCAGAGGCGCCTGCGGCTCCTTGAGGAGAGGTACCAGTGA
- a CDS encoding macro domain-containing protein, translating into MASPNSDYASLLAELKEVRRAGLVRLRGRALPAIEAAAEAVAPPGVQAPGAPVEVLLRSAVGRLDAGTLRTAAEYTLGLAQGTRDWPASSRRARAAAVYGVSVERFRKDQETMVLGQVAEHIVRLAAEAAGADSGTDAVNGSDAGGPGAAESHRTVEVRAAGRPVRLTVHMHPVDLLRDVDVVVSPSNVHFALPEPYKSSVAASLRRAAGAYGVTGEVLADPLPEELRRWAERHGTSGRAVRTGTVAATGAGALAAQGVRRIYHAAIAVPRAGTNDYDVLPADVTRAVSQVLAVLAEEHEHHAPPLRSVCFPLLGSGRGGLPYNVSLNAMWAAIEAELARGARWDVHFVVRTAEAAALVERIPAGIRPAYDRRPTG; encoded by the coding sequence ATGGCATCACCGAACTCTGACTACGCGTCACTTCTGGCCGAGTTGAAGGAAGTCAGGCGCGCGGGACTGGTCCGGCTGAGGGGACGTGCGCTGCCCGCGATCGAGGCGGCCGCGGAGGCGGTCGCCCCGCCCGGCGTGCAGGCTCCGGGAGCGCCCGTCGAGGTGTTGCTGCGGAGCGCGGTGGGGCGGCTGGACGCGGGGACGCTGCGCACCGCCGCCGAGTACACCCTGGGCCTGGCCCAGGGGACGCGGGACTGGCCGGCGTCCTCCCGTCGCGCCAGGGCGGCCGCGGTCTACGGGGTGAGTGTCGAGCGGTTCCGCAAGGACCAGGAGACGATGGTTCTCGGCCAGGTCGCCGAGCACATCGTGCGGCTGGCGGCGGAAGCGGCCGGAGCGGACTCGGGTACGGACGCGGTGAACGGGTCGGATGCGGGCGGTCCGGGCGCAGCGGAGTCACATCGGACGGTGGAGGTACGGGCCGCCGGCCGCCCGGTCCGGCTCACCGTGCACATGCACCCCGTCGACCTGCTGCGTGACGTGGACGTGGTCGTCTCGCCGTCCAACGTCCACTTCGCGCTGCCCGAGCCGTACAAGTCGTCCGTCGCCGCGTCGCTGCGGCGGGCGGCGGGCGCGTACGGAGTGACCGGCGAGGTCCTGGCGGACCCGCTGCCGGAAGAACTGCGCAGGTGGGCCGAGCGGCACGGCACTTCGGGGCGTGCGGTGCGCACCGGCACCGTGGCGGCCACCGGAGCGGGGGCCCTGGCCGCGCAGGGAGTACGGCGCATATACCACGCGGCGATCGCCGTTCCCCGGGCCGGGACCAACGACTACGACGTGCTGCCCGCCGACGTCACCCGGGCGGTGTCCCAGGTCCTCGCGGTGCTCGCCGAGGAGCACGAGCACCATGCGCCACCGCTGCGTTCGGTGTGTTTCCCGCTGCTCGGTTCGGGCCGCGGCGGACTGCCGTACAACGTCAGCCTGAACGCCATGTGGGCAGCCATTGAGGCGGAGTTGGCGCGCGGTGCGCGCTGGGACGTCCACTTCGTGGTGCGCACCGCCGAGGCGGCGGCGCTCGTCGAGCGAATTCCGGCCGGAATCCGCCCGGCGTACGACCGGAGGCCGACCGGCTGA
- a CDS encoding RES family NAD+ phosphorylase: MMNDCPHGTRFFPMIKEKLVPRLKAIPAGTELWRVHKSKYRADQFNPTLADIHFNGGRFEGTFLDPYHSLYVGDCALTAVAESVLRSVPWNGGRRVVPYATVQGRSLSVLRTTRELTVVSLIKEADLAAVQQNADLLDDERSYAKARRWASEIRAQSPDAMGLEWQSRRNRPESAIVLFHDRFDDRDGRALEVLPERGIADLGSSEGLKEVNRLLDPLWAEVSEPERP, encoded by the coding sequence ATGATGAACGACTGCCCGCACGGGACCAGGTTCTTCCCCATGATCAAGGAGAAGCTGGTTCCCCGTCTCAAGGCGATCCCGGCCGGCACGGAGCTGTGGCGGGTGCACAAGTCCAAGTACAGGGCGGATCAGTTCAACCCGACCCTCGCCGACATCCATTTCAATGGCGGCCGCTTCGAGGGCACCTTCCTGGACCCGTACCACAGCCTGTACGTGGGCGACTGCGCCTTGACGGCCGTCGCGGAGAGTGTGCTTCGCTCCGTGCCCTGGAACGGCGGCAGGAGGGTGGTCCCTTACGCCACCGTCCAGGGCAGGTCGCTCAGCGTGCTGCGCACCACGCGCGAACTGACCGTGGTCTCGCTGATCAAGGAGGCCGACCTGGCCGCAGTCCAGCAGAATGCCGACCTCCTCGACGACGAGAGGAGCTACGCGAAGGCACGGCGCTGGGCGAGCGAGATCAGGGCGCAGAGCCCCGACGCCATGGGGCTGGAGTGGCAGTCCCGCCGGAACCGGCCCGAGTCCGCCATCGTGCTCTTCCATGATCGCTTCGACGACCGCGACGGCAGGGCCCTGGAAGTGCTGCCCGAGCGGGGAATCGCGGATCTCGGTTCCTCGGAAGGTCTCAAGGAGGTGAACCGGCTCCTCGACCCGTTGTGGGCAGAGGTGTCGGAGCCCGAGCGCCCGTGA
- a CDS encoding CHAT domain-containing protein: MSGEGNGGVQGLRAWVSDAVGRVKGQLPGLGAGSLSPQAHEASVAELDQLSRLLDHDEGLRGSVTVWLAGALTLRHAAGGGTDTDRDLAERLLREARDRTAPLGAAVSEEDRRWAALFLMSHLSPIRPQAGFGATPDLSVFLDWLTRAGPTGMMAAATELDTLMADVVELPLPPELLDPLRQARGTFSVPSAQGLSDLLAGMMPADSPFADQAREMMDRIFKAAGGFGGEQKGHGPTTPDAEPVTEPEPIPRSGPEPVNGSEPIPRSGPEPVTEPEPTQRPGPEPVTGPEPTAAAPKPGPAITLDDVRHMAAALDAVNATAEGLDPLLRSGDPQALDRLLRRLRSVQDVPLPGVDPTPTMESLRTLLLGISPAVGGTYQDVSAGRAHMDTILGHLEGIAGSLPKGVGDPTVLARALDLSSRAMAAKETEDTDALRKLLAEAEALSAAVSDTDPLRFAVEGALGSVHASLGIVTRDKEALLRALPHMEKGATGAKESGLPFAGELPVPWMENFGLIRDALTGEATAAPEHVSPPPDASMEDLYASTLALGARFGRDRDPAVLDALIDELERLRDGVRANRAPRIAADALWHLAEAYHMRSLLGKDAPDPADTRALDAAEEALMALAADVLLQAGAEHGLLAARTGASRGVRAARMAASYGKLHEAVAALELGRALVLQAASTSPAVPELLEAAGRHDLAESWRAAAAGHGPGDAGEVPGLLPSSLRRQALDALGHRREGGLPGTPTAAELADGIAEAGADVLLYLVSGDEEGPGLVIAVGPELGFGAGALPQLSDVKGGPLARYVDAAAARDLSPKDDFVVQAWEEALDALCDWAFPALGPVLGGIEKRLAAADDQWEDRPLRVVLVPCGRLGIVPWHAARLPAEAAHERLCQVAVISYSASGGQFLRAVGRAPRDPAEAPVLVADPMMSLDYADTEVSALRDAFYPHARLYGTLYDREPEEMERGTPDAVLGFLADGTSVLHVASHGTAGTRPTVSALDLESDEGGPSRLTITRLLDREHQQNSGDGPLVVLSACQTDLSKRDHDEALTLTAAFVAAGARDVVGSRWLAQDSASALLMAVFHHRLVVDGLSPVDALRAAQVWMLDPHREDPGSLQGDLLREMRRPGHDRPALWAAFVHQGHPGPSTTNTAEGTA; this comes from the coding sequence GTGAGCGGGGAGGGGAACGGCGGCGTCCAGGGCCTGCGCGCCTGGGTGTCGGACGCGGTGGGGCGGGTCAAGGGGCAGCTCCCCGGCCTGGGGGCGGGGTCGCTGTCGCCGCAGGCGCACGAGGCGTCGGTCGCCGAACTCGACCAGCTCAGCCGGTTGCTCGACCACGACGAGGGCCTGCGGGGCTCGGTGACCGTGTGGCTGGCCGGTGCGCTGACCCTGCGGCACGCGGCCGGCGGAGGCACGGACACGGACCGGGACCTGGCCGAGAGACTCCTCCGGGAGGCCCGGGACCGTACGGCGCCGCTGGGAGCTGCGGTGTCCGAGGAGGACCGGCGGTGGGCGGCACTGTTCCTGATGAGCCACCTCTCGCCGATCCGACCGCAGGCGGGGTTCGGTGCCACTCCCGACCTCTCCGTCTTTCTCGACTGGCTCACGCGGGCTGGGCCCACCGGCATGATGGCCGCGGCCACGGAGCTCGACACGCTGATGGCCGACGTGGTGGAACTCCCACTGCCTCCGGAGCTCCTGGATCCGCTGCGCCAGGCGCGAGGGACCTTCTCGGTGCCGTCGGCACAGGGGCTCTCCGATCTGCTGGCGGGGATGATGCCGGCCGATTCACCGTTCGCGGATCAAGCGCGCGAGATGATGGACCGGATCTTCAAGGCCGCCGGGGGCTTCGGAGGCGAACAGAAGGGGCACGGGCCGACGACTCCCGACGCGGAACCGGTCACCGAGCCGGAGCCGATTCCGCGGTCCGGTCCGGAGCCGGTCAACGGGTCGGAGCCGATTCCGCGGTCCGGTCCGGAGCCGGTCACCGAGCCCGAGCCGACTCAGAGGCCCGGTCCGGAACCGGTCACCGGCCCGGAGCCGACCGCCGCCGCCCCGAAGCCCGGGCCGGCGATCACTCTCGATGACGTCCGCCACATGGCTGCCGCGCTGGACGCCGTCAATGCGACGGCCGAGGGCCTTGACCCCCTCCTGCGCAGCGGTGATCCCCAGGCGCTCGACCGGCTCCTCCGCAGGCTGCGTTCCGTGCAGGACGTGCCCCTGCCGGGTGTGGACCCGACGCCGACCATGGAGAGCCTGCGGACGCTGCTCCTCGGCATCAGCCCGGCCGTGGGCGGCACCTATCAGGACGTGTCGGCCGGCCGCGCTCACATGGACACGATCCTCGGCCACCTGGAGGGAATCGCCGGATCGCTGCCGAAGGGAGTGGGCGACCCCACCGTCCTGGCCCGCGCGCTGGACCTCAGCTCCAGGGCGATGGCGGCGAAGGAGACCGAGGACACCGACGCCCTCCGAAAACTCCTGGCCGAGGCCGAAGCCCTGAGCGCGGCCGTCTCCGACACCGATCCGCTCCGCTTCGCGGTCGAGGGGGCACTCGGTTCGGTCCACGCCTCGCTCGGCATCGTGACCCGCGACAAGGAGGCGCTCCTGCGGGCCCTGCCGCACATGGAGAAGGGTGCCACCGGCGCCAAGGAGAGCGGGCTGCCGTTCGCCGGCGAACTGCCCGTGCCGTGGATGGAGAACTTCGGCCTGATCCGCGACGCCCTCACCGGTGAGGCGACGGCGGCCCCGGAACACGTCTCCCCGCCCCCGGACGCCTCGATGGAGGACCTCTACGCCTCCACGCTCGCCCTGGGCGCGCGCTTCGGCCGCGACCGGGATCCGGCCGTGCTCGACGCCCTGATCGACGAACTCGAACGCCTCCGGGACGGCGTACGCGCGAACAGGGCGCCCCGGATCGCCGCCGACGCGCTGTGGCACCTGGCCGAGGCGTACCACATGCGCAGTCTCCTCGGGAAGGACGCGCCCGACCCGGCGGACACGCGCGCCCTGGACGCCGCCGAGGAGGCGCTGATGGCGCTCGCCGCCGACGTCCTCCTCCAGGCAGGCGCCGAGCACGGGCTGCTGGCCGCCCGTACCGGGGCCAGCAGAGGCGTACGAGCTGCCCGGATGGCGGCCTCGTACGGAAAACTGCACGAGGCCGTCGCCGCCCTGGAGTTGGGGCGGGCCCTGGTCCTGCAGGCGGCCTCCACCTCGCCGGCCGTGCCCGAACTCCTGGAGGCGGCCGGACGCCACGATCTCGCCGAGTCCTGGCGGGCGGCCGCCGCTGGTCACGGTCCCGGCGACGCGGGCGAGGTTCCGGGCCTGCTGCCGAGTTCGCTGCGCCGCCAGGCCCTCGACGCCCTCGGTCACCGTCGCGAGGGCGGACTGCCGGGCACGCCCACGGCGGCCGAACTAGCGGACGGGATCGCCGAGGCAGGAGCGGACGTACTCCTCTACCTGGTGTCCGGCGACGAGGAGGGACCGGGCCTGGTGATCGCGGTGGGTCCGGAGCTCGGATTCGGCGCCGGCGCCCTGCCACAGCTCTCCGACGTGAAGGGCGGCCCGCTGGCGCGGTACGTCGACGCGGCGGCGGCACGAGACCTCAGCCCAAAGGACGATTTCGTCGTCCAGGCATGGGAGGAGGCTCTCGACGCCTTGTGCGACTGGGCCTTCCCGGCCCTCGGCCCGGTACTCGGCGGGATCGAGAAGCGCCTGGCGGCGGCCGACGACCAGTGGGAGGACCGGCCGCTCCGCGTCGTCCTCGTGCCCTGCGGGCGCCTGGGCATCGTCCCGTGGCACGCCGCGCGCCTGCCGGCGGAAGCGGCCCACGAGCGCCTCTGCCAGGTGGCGGTCATCAGCTACTCGGCGTCCGGAGGACAGTTCCTGCGGGCGGTGGGACGGGCGCCGAGGGACCCGGCGGAGGCCCCCGTGCTGGTCGCCGACCCGATGATGAGCCTCGACTACGCGGACACCGAGGTTTCCGCCCTGCGGGACGCGTTCTATCCGCACGCCCGGCTGTACGGCACGCTCTACGACAGGGAACCGGAGGAGATGGAGCGCGGAACGCCGGACGCAGTCCTCGGGTTCCTCGCCGACGGCACCTCCGTGCTGCACGTGGCCTCGCACGGAACGGCGGGCACCCGGCCCACGGTCTCGGCCCTGGACCTCGAATCCGACGAGGGCGGGCCGAGTCGGCTGACGATCACCCGACTGCTCGATCGCGAGCACCAACAGAACTCGGGGGACGGGCCGTTGGTCGTCCTGAGTGCCTGTCAGACCGATCTCAGCAAGCGGGATCACGACGAGGCCCTGACCCTCACCGCGGCGTTCGTCGCCGCCGGGGCGCGGGACGTCGTGGGATCGCGGTGGCTGGCCCAGGACAGCGCGTCGGCGCTGTTGATGGCCGTGTTCCACCACCGCCTCGTCGTCGACGGGCTCAGCCCCGTTGACGCCCTGAGGGCCGCGCAGGTGTGGATGCTCGACCCCCACCGCGAGGATCCGGGCTCCCTCCAGGGCGACCTGCTCAGGGAGATGCGCCGACCGGGACACGACCGCCCCGCGCTCTGGGCCGCCTTCGTCCATCAGGGTCATCCCGGCCCGAGCACGACGAACACAGCAGAAGGGACAGCATGA